The following proteins are encoded in a genomic region of Ostrinia nubilalis chromosome 1, ilOstNubi1.1, whole genome shotgun sequence:
- the LOC135088530 gene encoding sialic acid synthase, whose product MVEVTIRGNIKVGGNNPCFIIAEVGQNHQGDIEIAKKLIKAAKDAGANCVKFQKTCLKDRFTKKYLERPYENPNSWGKTYGEHKDHLEFNESQFRELLKYANEVGIPLAASAMDMVSFDFLVNNKAPFIKISSGDSNNPLFLKYAASKNVPLIVSTGMVDKKAVKAIYDIISPYHKQFCLLHCISAYPVPYEDCNLAVLQDYEKTFDVPIGYSGHEVGTAVALAAVALGAKVLEKHITLDRSLKGTDHVCSLTPSEFQQLVRDVRIIETALGTPVKKVVTSEIPCIDKLQKSLVMGSTKNKGEILYPGDVKIKVAEPKGLNALHFEEVIYKTLIYDKKEDEPLNEGDFC is encoded by the exons ATGGTCGAAGTTACGATTAGAGGCAACATTAAAGTTGGCGGCAACAATCCCTGTTTTATAATTGCGGAAGTTGGACAAAACCACCAAGGTGACATTGAAATCGCGAAAAAGTTGATAAAGGCAGCGAAG GATGCGGGTGCTAACTGTGTCAAATTCCAAAAGACTTGCCTCAAAGATAGATTTACGAAGAAATACTTAGAGAGACCGTATGAAAACCCGAATTCATGGGGGAAAACGTACGGGGAACATAAAGACCACTTAGAATTTAATGAAAGTCAATTTAGAGAGCTGTTGAAATATGCGAATGAGGTTGGGATTCCGCTTGCGGCCTCTGCAATGGACATG gtGTCATTCGATTTCCTGGTCAACAACAAAGCGCCATTCATAAAAATAAGTTCTGGGGACTCCAACAACCCTTTATTCTTGAAGTACGCAGCTTCAAAGAACGTTCCTCTCATCGTATCAACGGGGATGGTGGACAAAAAGGCCGTAAAAGCCATTTACGACATCATATCGCCTTACCACAAGCAGTTCTGTTTGCTGCACTGCATCTCAGCGTACCCTGTTCCTTACGAGGACTGCAACTTGGCGGTTTTGCAAGACTACGAGAAGACGTTTGATGTGCCCATTGGATATTCGGGTCACGAAGTCGGGACGGCAGTTGCATTGGCTGCTGTTGCTTTGGGGGCTAAG GTTCTAGAGAAGCACATAACGCTAGATAGGAGCCTCAAAGGCACCGACCACGTGTGCTCACTGACCCCGTCCGAATTCCAGCAGCTAGTACGAGATGTGAGGATCATAGAGACCGCGCTAGGAACGCCCGTCAAGAAAGTCGTCACGTCAG AAATCCCTTGCATCGACAAGCTACAGAAGTCGCTAGTGATGGGCAGCACTAAAAACAAGGGTGAGATCCTCTACCCTGGAGACGTCAAAATTAAGGTGGCAGAGCCGAAAGGTCTCAACGCACTGCACTTCGAAGAAGTCATCTACAAAACCCTCATCTACGATAAGAAAGAAGATGAACCTCTTAATGAGGGCGACTTCTGCTAA